The window AGGAGGTCAACTATATGCGCGTAACACAATCAATGCTATCAAGTAATATGCTTCGTAACTTATCAACTAGTTATAACAAAATGTCCACACTACAAGAACAAATCAACTCAGGTAAGAAAATAACACGTCCTTCACAAGATCCAGTTGTAGCTATTAAAGGAATTGGTTATCGTACTGATTTAAACAAAGTAGAACAATACCAACGTAACCTAGGAGAGGTTAACAACTGGCTAGATAGCTCAGATGATGCTTTAGATAAAGTTGGAAGTGCACTTCATCGTGTGCAAGAACTTGTTACGAAGGCTTCTACCGACACTTTAACACCAGATGATCGTCAAAAAGTAGAAAAAGAAATAACACAGATAAAAGAGCAAATACGTGATTTAAGTAATACAAAAGTTGGAGACAAGTATATTTTCTCGGGAACGAATACTAATTCACCTTTACATGACGGAACAAATTTTGTAACTGCACAAACAGCACCGGGTGTAAATAATGATATTGACATTGAAGTTTATGATGGAGTAGAAATTACAGTAAATACAAAGGGGCTCGATATATTCCAACAAATTGATGAGATGATGGTAGGCTTAGAAGCAGATCTAAAGGATACTAGTAAGTCTGGAAAGGATTTCGAAAAGT is drawn from Psychrobacillus sp. INOP01 and contains these coding sequences:
- the flgL gene encoding flagellar hook-associated protein FlgL: MRVTQSMLSSNMLRNLSTSYNKMSTLQEQINSGKKITRPSQDPVVAIKGIGYRTDLNKVEQYQRNLGEVNNWLDSSDDALDKVGSALHRVQELVTKASTDTLTPDDRQKVEKEITQIKEQIRDLSNTKVGDKYIFSGTNTNSPLHDGTNFVTAQTAPGVNNDIDIEVYDGVEITVNTKGLDIFQQIDEMMVGLEADLKDTSKSGKDFEKYLTLKSDNEKVVLAARADIGARQNRVEMMEDRLSAQEIIVTKQLSANEDIDYEKAITEMITQESIHRAALSVGARIIQPTLTDFLR